From a region of the Macrobrachium nipponense isolate FS-2020 chromosome 3, ASM1510439v2, whole genome shotgun sequence genome:
- the LOC135221649 gene encoding ribosome-binding protein 1-like, protein MVTGWQCVLPSLVLFCTLCATHPTLHQDDSETLVEKRSAEYPYKSMLHYLLVAMSSPDGQQQAPQLLNRGVRRLGSEFLGKRSADSLDGKSNHSCEDCNTLEDLDDLRKEQPSFTGQYDYNEGNAVELAADHDLTSAPMKRFARRYYSGVTRDGLKNFFSLLMSKKMGSEFLGKRMGSEFLGKRAMGSEFLGKRAMGSEFLGKRAMGSEFLGKRAMGSEFLGKRAMGSEFLGKRAMGSEFLGKRAMGSEFLGKRAMGSEFLGKRNYDEDVIPVSDDLYAKRAMGSEFLA, encoded by the exons ATGGTCACAGGGTGGCAATGTGTCCTGCCGAGTCTTGTCCTCTTCTGCACGCTCTGCGCTACCCACCCGACTCTCCACCAAG atgatTCTGAAACACTGGTGGAAAAGAGGTCGGCAGAATATCCATACAAATCCATGCTTCACTACCTGCTCGTGGCGATGTCGTCTCCCGATGGCCAACAACAGGCACCGCAATTACTCAACAGGGGAGTCAGGAGACTAGGCTCGGAATTCCTTGGGAAGAGATCTGCAGACAGCCTGGACGGTAAAAGTAACCACTCGTGCGAGGACTGCAACACTCTGGAGGACTTGGATGATCTCAGAAAAGAGCAGCCGAGCTTTACCGGTCAGTACGACTACAATGAAGGCAACGCAGTGGAACTCGCTGCTGATCATGACTTGACTTCTGCACCAATGAAGAGGTTCGCGCGAAGATACTACTCAGGTGTTACTCGAGACGGCTTGAAAAACTTCTTTTCCCTTTTGATGTCCAAGAAAATGGGTTCAGAGTTTCTGGGGAAGAGGATGGGTTCGGAATTTCTTGGCAAGAGGGCTATGGGCTCAGAATTCCTCGGTAAAAGAGCCATGGGTTCAGAATTTCTTGGAAAGAGAGCAATGGGTTCAGAATTCCTTGGTAAAAGAGCCATGGGTTCTGAATTCTTGGGAAAGAGGGCAATGGGCTCAGAATTTCTTGGGAAGAGAGCCATGGGGTCGGAATTTTTGGGCAAAAGAGCCATGGGGTCGGAATTTTTGGGCAAAAGAGCTATGGGGTCTGAATTTCTAGGGAAGAGAAACTATGACGAGGACGTCATTCCAGTTTCAGATGATCTCTACGCCAAGAGAGCAATGGGTTCAGAATTCCTCGCTTAA